A section of the Burkholderia mallei ATCC 23344 genome encodes:
- a CDS encoding glycosyl hydrolase family 79 C-terminal domain-containing protein, giving the protein MKLGGGTVLGTLLAACGGGGGADAAAAAPQQSPPAGPSSSANVAMTLPADAPRIARDFAGLSIEKAALSYPLLSGENGNMVGLFNRLGAGVLRIGGNSSDASGWQRTGPDETSGVITPAAVDRLASFVRACRWRVIYGLNFVGNDPATIADEAAYAAQALGVQLAGFEIGNEPDLYAQHGLAPNANTYPGFVSRWTTFANAIRAAVPDAVFTGPATAWNYQRYTVPFASDAAGLVSLLTQHHYRNPDSATIEAMLSPDPSLAPMLQALQGAASARGIGFRLAETNSYWGGGKPGVSDAHASALWVINFLFAVAQGGASGVNLHTGGGASYSAIKTNKTAGTVAAIGPEYYGIYLFNQAAGGRLMQTRVDSAGTTLFAHAVAADGGGVRLILVNTDANSGYDVAVDCSSVPNARAGIVTTLGGPSLGSLTGTQIDGATFALDGSGAPQGGRPVACVNGVLGVHVASASALLVDFA; this is encoded by the coding sequence TTGAAGCTGGGTGGCGGCACCGTTCTCGGCACGTTGCTCGCCGCATGCGGGGGCGGCGGCGGGGCGGACGCAGCCGCCGCCGCGCCGCAGCAGTCGCCGCCCGCGGGGCCGAGCTCGAGCGCGAACGTCGCGATGACGCTGCCGGCCGACGCGCCGCGCATCGCTCGCGATTTCGCGGGGCTCAGCATCGAAAAGGCGGCGTTGAGCTATCCGCTGCTGAGCGGCGAGAACGGCAACATGGTCGGCCTGTTCAACCGGCTCGGCGCCGGCGTGTTGCGCATCGGCGGCAATAGCAGCGACGCGTCCGGCTGGCAGCGCACCGGTCCGGACGAGACGTCGGGCGTCATCACGCCCGCCGCCGTGGACCGGCTCGCGAGCTTCGTTCGGGCTTGCCGCTGGCGCGTGATCTACGGGCTCAATTTCGTCGGCAACGACCCCGCGACGATCGCCGACGAAGCCGCGTATGCGGCCCAAGCGCTGGGCGTCCAGCTCGCGGGCTTCGAGATCGGCAACGAGCCCGATCTCTACGCGCAGCATGGCCTCGCGCCGAACGCGAACACCTATCCGGGCTTCGTGAGCCGCTGGACCACATTCGCGAATGCGATCCGGGCGGCGGTGCCCGATGCGGTGTTCACGGGCCCGGCGACCGCGTGGAACTATCAGCGTTACACCGTGCCGTTCGCAAGCGATGCGGCGGGCTTGGTGTCGTTGCTGACGCAGCACCACTACCGCAACCCCGATAGCGCGACGATCGAGGCGATGCTGAGCCCCGATCCGAGCCTCGCGCCGATGCTGCAAGCGTTGCAGGGTGCGGCGAGCGCGCGCGGCATCGGCTTTCGTCTCGCGGAGACGAACAGCTATTGGGGCGGCGGCAAGCCGGGCGTGAGCGATGCGCACGCATCCGCGCTCTGGGTGATCAACTTCCTGTTCGCCGTGGCGCAAGGGGGCGCTTCGGGCGTGAACCTGCATACCGGCGGCGGAGCGTCGTATTCGGCGATCAAGACGAACAAGACCGCCGGGACGGTCGCGGCGATCGGGCCGGAGTACTACGGCATCTATCTGTTCAACCAGGCCGCGGGCGGGCGACTGATGCAAACCCGCGTCGATTCGGCGGGTACCACGCTGTTCGCGCATGCGGTCGCGGCCGACGGCGGCGGCGTGCGCCTCATCCTCGTGAATACCGATGCGAACAGCGGCTATGACGTCGCCGTCGATTGCAGCAGCGTGCCGAACGCGCGCGCCGGCATCGTCACGACGCTCGGCGGGCCGTCGCTCGGCAGCCTGACGGGCACGCAGATCGACGGCGCGACGTTTGCGCTCGACGGGAGCGGGGCGCCGCAGGGCGGCCGGCCGGTCGCTTGCGTGAACGGCGTGCTCGGCGTGCATGTCGCGTCCGCGAGCGCGTTGCTGGTCGACTTCGCGTGA
- the bpaB gene encoding trimeric autotransporter adhesin BpaB, with protein MNKTYRVSWSASRGAWMVAPETARRKGKGHSLTIVCAIASGLLLAAPAWADTVSPSGTDNVYGVDATDPGVSTNQGNTAYGAQAGAKVTGSYNTAIGYQAGQNVNVIDTVSIGKQATASANDAIAIGTNTKASGPADIYMGLNAGAGAGSTTSPDGTVTLGIRNMGLGESAGSYVTGQNNTGIGYQSGMNVTGDQNVGLGQQAGQFVTGTGNSAMGHLAGSTVSGSYNAAFGEYAGTNTSGGANAAFGFYAGRYINGTNNTALGAYDLPVVNGTWYGSYVTGSNNLGAGHNSGAYVSGASNVGLGDGAGTFVTGSNNVAIGTAAGSGAYTSGPSGATLNAALVASNTVSIGTRATASQSDAIAIGKGATASGAQSISIGTGNVVSGKGSGAIGDPSTVSGAGSYSIGNNNTVANSNTFVLGNGVTTTQDNSVVLGNQSTDRAAVAVSSETINGTTYNYAGVASPANGVVSIGGVGTERQLINVAAGQVSATSTDAINGSQLYATNQAVIAEDAKVNSLGGGVASALGGNAAYNATTGAITAPSYAVYGTTQNSVGGAIDALQALAPLQYTSGPGVTTPNAPGSAPTNTVTLVGAGGPGANTTPVTLTNVAPGKLSATSTDAVNGSQLYATNQQVANLVSSVNNGGVGPVQYSDPSAPTTPNGGKPSQDLTLVGAASGPVALHNVAPGTASTDAVNVGQLGAVTTGLGGGAAIDPKTGAVTAPSYTVYNADGTTSNVSNVGAAIDAINSTGIKYFHANSTKPDSQALGADSVAIGPNAVANNAGDVALGSGAVTSQAGGTLSETINGVTYSFAGTTPIGTVSVGAPGVERTITNVAAGRIGQSSTDAINGSQLYGTNQSIEALTDKMNSLGNTVANTLGSGASYNPQTGAVNGPANSGGVVTPTVIQEAANKWVSANPSTYVAPVATGTNGMAVGSGAVSTGQNSVALGTNASDGGRSNVVSVGAPGAERQVTNVAAGTQATDAVNLGQMNGALAQQTDSFNQRLGAVQQDVDNVARAAYGGIAAATALTMIPEVDKDKTIAVGIGGGTYRGYQAVALGATARITENIKVRAGVGMSSGGTTAGIGASMQW; from the coding sequence ATGAACAAGACTTATCGGGTTAGCTGGAGCGCGTCGCGGGGTGCGTGGATGGTGGCGCCGGAGACGGCGCGTCGCAAAGGGAAAGGACATTCGCTGACGATCGTGTGCGCGATCGCCTCAGGCCTGCTGCTTGCGGCGCCTGCGTGGGCGGACACGGTGTCGCCGTCGGGCACGGATAACGTCTACGGCGTCGACGCGACCGATCCCGGCGTGTCGACGAACCAGGGCAATACGGCCTACGGGGCGCAGGCGGGCGCGAAGGTCACGGGTTCGTACAACACCGCGATCGGGTATCAAGCAGGGCAGAACGTGAACGTCATCGATACCGTATCGATCGGCAAGCAGGCCACCGCGAGCGCGAATGACGCGATCGCGATCGGCACGAACACGAAGGCGAGCGGGCCGGCCGACATCTACATGGGGCTGAACGCAGGCGCCGGCGCCGGCTCGACGACGAGCCCGGACGGCACCGTCACGCTCGGCATTCGCAACATGGGCCTCGGGGAATCCGCGGGCTCGTACGTGACGGGCCAGAACAACACGGGGATCGGCTATCAGTCGGGCATGAACGTGACGGGCGACCAGAACGTCGGCCTCGGGCAGCAGGCGGGACAATTCGTGACCGGGACCGGCAACTCGGCGATGGGGCATCTGGCGGGGTCGACGGTGTCGGGCAGCTACAACGCCGCGTTCGGCGAGTATGCGGGGACCAACACGAGCGGCGGCGCCAATGCCGCGTTCGGCTTCTATGCGGGGCGCTACATCAACGGCACGAACAACACGGCGCTCGGCGCGTACGATCTGCCGGTCGTCAATGGCACCTGGTACGGTTCGTACGTGACGGGCAGCAACAACCTCGGCGCCGGCCATAATTCGGGCGCCTACGTGAGCGGCGCGAGCAACGTCGGGCTCGGCGACGGCGCGGGCACGTTCGTGACCGGCAGCAACAACGTCGCCATCGGCACGGCAGCGGGCTCGGGCGCGTATACCAGCGGTCCGAGCGGCGCGACGCTCAACGCGGCGCTCGTCGCGAGCAACACCGTGAGCATCGGTACCCGCGCCACGGCGAGCCAGAGCGACGCGATCGCGATCGGCAAGGGCGCGACCGCGAGCGGCGCGCAATCGATCAGCATCGGCACCGGCAACGTCGTGAGCGGCAAGGGAAGCGGCGCGATCGGCGATCCGAGCACCGTCAGCGGCGCGGGGTCCTATTCGATCGGCAACAACAATACCGTCGCGAACAGCAACACGTTCGTGCTCGGCAACGGCGTGACGACGACGCAGGACAACAGCGTCGTGCTCGGCAATCAGAGCACCGACCGCGCGGCCGTCGCGGTTTCGAGCGAAACCATCAATGGCACGACGTACAACTACGCGGGCGTCGCGAGCCCGGCCAACGGCGTCGTCAGCATCGGCGGCGTGGGCACGGAACGCCAGCTCATCAACGTGGCGGCGGGCCAGGTGAGCGCGACCAGCACGGACGCGATCAACGGCAGCCAGCTGTACGCGACGAACCAGGCGGTGATCGCCGAGGACGCGAAAGTGAATTCGCTCGGCGGCGGCGTGGCGAGCGCGCTCGGCGGCAACGCGGCGTACAACGCGACGACCGGCGCGATCACCGCGCCGAGCTACGCGGTCTACGGGACCACGCAAAACTCCGTGGGCGGCGCGATCGATGCGCTGCAGGCCCTCGCGCCGCTGCAGTACACGTCCGGCCCGGGCGTGACCACGCCGAACGCGCCGGGATCGGCGCCGACGAACACGGTGACGCTCGTCGGCGCCGGCGGGCCGGGAGCCAACACCACGCCGGTGACGCTCACGAACGTCGCGCCGGGCAAACTCTCCGCGACCAGCACGGACGCGGTCAACGGCTCGCAGCTCTACGCGACCAACCAGCAGGTCGCGAACCTCGTGAGCTCGGTGAACAACGGCGGCGTCGGCCCGGTGCAGTACAGCGATCCTAGCGCGCCGACGACGCCCAACGGCGGCAAGCCCTCGCAGGACCTGACGCTCGTCGGCGCGGCAAGCGGCCCTGTCGCGCTGCATAACGTCGCGCCGGGCACGGCGTCCACCGATGCGGTCAACGTCGGGCAGCTCGGCGCGGTGACGACCGGCCTGGGCGGCGGCGCGGCGATCGATCCGAAGACGGGCGCCGTGACCGCGCCGTCGTACACGGTCTACAACGCCGACGGCACGACGTCGAACGTCAGCAACGTCGGCGCGGCGATCGATGCGATCAACTCGACCGGCATCAAGTATTTCCACGCGAACAGCACGAAGCCGGACAGCCAGGCGCTCGGCGCGGACAGCGTCGCGATCGGCCCGAACGCCGTCGCGAACAACGCGGGCGACGTCGCGCTCGGTTCGGGAGCGGTCACGTCGCAAGCGGGCGGCACGCTGAGCGAAACGATCAACGGCGTGACCTACTCGTTCGCCGGCACGACGCCGATCGGCACGGTGAGCGTCGGCGCGCCGGGCGTCGAGCGCACGATCACCAACGTTGCCGCGGGGCGCATCGGGCAGTCGAGCACGGACGCGATCAACGGCTCGCAACTGTACGGCACCAACCAGTCGATCGAGGCGTTGACGGACAAGATGAACAGCCTCGGCAACACCGTGGCGAACACGCTCGGCAGCGGCGCGTCGTACAACCCGCAAACAGGCGCGGTGAACGGCCCGGCCAACTCGGGCGGCGTGGTCACGCCCACGGTGATCCAGGAGGCGGCGAACAAATGGGTGAGCGCCAATCCGTCGACCTACGTGGCGCCCGTCGCGACGGGCACGAACGGCATGGCGGTCGGCAGCGGCGCGGTTTCGACGGGCCAGAACTCGGTCGCGCTCGGCACGAACGCGTCGGACGGCGGCCGCTCGAACGTCGTGAGCGTCGGGGCGCCGGGCGCGGAGCGCCAGGTGACGAACGTGGCGGCCGGCACGCAGGCGACCGATGCGGTCAACCTCGGGCAGATGAACGGCGCGCTCGCGCAGCAAACCGACAGCTTCAATCAGCGGCTGGGCGCGGTTCAGCAGGACGTCGACAACGTCGCGCGCGCCGCCTACGGCGGCATCGCGGCCGCGACCGCGCTCACGATGATCCCCGAGGTCGACAAGGACAAGACGATCGCGGTGGGCATCGGCGGCGGCACGTATCGCGGCTACCAGGCGGTGGCGCTCGGCGCGACGGCGCGCATCACCGAGAACATCAAGGTTCGTGCGGGCGTCGGCATGAGCTCGGGCGGGACGACGGCCGGCATCGGCGCATCGATGCAGTGGTAA
- a CDS encoding extracellular catalytic domain type 1 short-chain-length polyhydroxyalkanoate depolymerase has product MTRNARRTWQWISGLLAICAAALAALPARADVAAGPGAWSSQQTWGADTVNGGNLTGYFYWPATQPTTPNGKRALVLVLHGCLQSASGDVIDNSRGAGFNWKSVADRYGAIILAPNATGNVYGNHCWDYANTSPNRASGHVGVLLDLVSRFVGDAQYAIDPNQVYVAGLSSGGGMTMVLGCIAPDIFAGIGINAGPPPGTTTLQIGYVPSGYTAQTAANQCKAWAGSKADQFSTQIAGAVWGTSDYTVAQAYGPLDTAAFRLIYGGTFAQGSKVSIAGGGTNTPYSDSNGKVRTHEIVVSGMAHAWPAGAGGDNANYVDATHVNYPAFVMDYWVKNNLRANGAPVQAGTPPTGLTVTNATQTSISLAWNPVANASSYNVYRNGNKVGSSTSTAYTDAGLIAGTAYSYTVTEIDPSLGESAPSPAVSATTQPSFACSATTATNYAHVQAGRAHDSLGIAYATGSNQNMGLDNVFYTNTLAQTSAGYYIIGDCP; this is encoded by the coding sequence ATGACCAGGAACGCAAGACGCACATGGCAATGGATCAGCGGACTGCTTGCGATATGCGCGGCCGCGCTCGCCGCGCTTCCCGCGCGCGCCGACGTCGCCGCGGGGCCGGGCGCATGGAGCAGCCAGCAAACGTGGGGCGCGGATACCGTCAACGGCGGCAACCTGACGGGCTACTTCTATTGGCCCGCGACCCAGCCGACGACGCCCAACGGTAAGCGCGCGCTCGTGCTCGTCCTGCACGGCTGTCTGCAGAGCGCGTCGGGCGACGTCATCGACAATTCTCGAGGCGCGGGCTTCAACTGGAAAAGCGTCGCGGATCGATACGGCGCGATCATTCTGGCGCCCAACGCGACCGGAAACGTCTACGGCAACCATTGCTGGGACTATGCGAACACGTCGCCGAATCGCGCGAGCGGCCACGTCGGCGTGTTGCTCGATCTCGTCAGCCGCTTCGTCGGCGACGCGCAATACGCGATCGACCCGAACCAGGTCTACGTGGCCGGCCTGTCTTCCGGCGGCGGCATGACGATGGTGCTCGGCTGCATCGCGCCGGACATCTTCGCCGGCATCGGCATCAACGCCGGGCCGCCGCCCGGCACGACCACGCTGCAAATCGGCTACGTGCCGTCCGGCTACACCGCTCAGACGGCGGCCAACCAATGCAAGGCATGGGCCGGCTCGAAGGCGGACCAGTTCTCCACCCAGATCGCGGGCGCCGTATGGGGCACGTCGGATTACACCGTCGCGCAGGCGTACGGCCCGCTCGACACCGCCGCGTTCCGCCTGATCTACGGCGGCACGTTTGCGCAGGGGTCCAAAGTATCGATCGCCGGCGGCGGCACCAACACGCCGTACTCGGACAGCAACGGCAAAGTGCGCACGCACGAGATCGTGGTTTCCGGCATGGCGCATGCGTGGCCCGCCGGCGCGGGCGGCGACAACGCGAATTACGTGGACGCGACGCACGTCAACTATCCGGCCTTCGTGATGGACTACTGGGTCAAGAACAATTTGCGCGCGAACGGCGCGCCGGTGCAGGCCGGCACGCCGCCGACGGGGCTGACCGTCACGAACGCGACGCAGACGAGCATATCGCTCGCCTGGAACCCGGTGGCCAATGCGAGCAGCTACAACGTCTACCGTAACGGCAACAAGGTCGGTTCATCGACGTCGACGGCCTACACCGATGCCGGGCTGATCGCCGGCACGGCCTATTCCTATACGGTCACCGAGATCGATCCGAGCTTGGGCGAAAGCGCGCCGTCGCCCGCGGTGTCGGCGACGACGCAACCGAGCTTCGCCTGCAGCGCGACCACCGCCACCAATTACGCGCACGTGCAGGCCGGCCGCGCGCACGATTCGCTCGGCATCGCCTATGCGACCGGATCGAACCAGAACATGGGGCTCGACAACGTGTTTTATACGAACACGCTGGCGCAAACGAGCGCCGGTTACTACATCATCGGCGATTGTCCGTGA
- a CDS encoding alpha/beta hydrolase: MRGEWPKSNPRRFKRTLVLYLTIFIDAI, encoded by the coding sequence ATGCGCGGCGAATGGCCGAAATCAAATCCGCGCAGATTTAAAAGAACGCTCGTCCTTTATTTGACGATCTTTATCGATGCGATTTAG
- a CDS encoding response regulator transcription factor: protein MSAARKVLLVEDDEAQANWAKLVLTRGRFDVTHCQTGGQAIRAMTKEVPDAVVLDMRLPDVHGLEVLVWIRRNFFDVPVIVLSNAMQEMQIVEAFSAGADDYVLKPAREAEFLARIAAMMRRKGHAVSGTIEIGGIAIDLGWKAVRIDGEPVRMAPIEYEILEMMARHLGSVVQREVLVNRIWGRSIDEAVSRSLDTHVYRIRHKLKVHGVSNVSLRSVYNLGYRLEWCRGRALAGAAPERDDALRLAEGGGEAMLPSLL, encoded by the coding sequence ATGAGTGCTGCGCGAAAGGTGCTGCTCGTCGAGGACGACGAAGCGCAGGCGAATTGGGCGAAGCTGGTGCTGACGCGCGGCCGATTCGACGTGACCCACTGCCAGACGGGCGGACAGGCGATCCGGGCGATGACGAAGGAGGTGCCGGACGCCGTCGTGCTCGACATGCGCCTGCCCGATGTCCACGGGCTCGAAGTCCTGGTCTGGATCAGGCGGAATTTTTTCGACGTGCCGGTGATCGTGCTCAGCAATGCGATGCAGGAGATGCAGATCGTCGAGGCGTTTTCGGCGGGCGCCGACGATTACGTGCTCAAGCCGGCGCGCGAGGCCGAATTTCTCGCGAGGATCGCGGCGATGATGCGCCGCAAGGGCCATGCCGTCTCGGGGACGATCGAGATCGGCGGGATCGCGATCGACCTGGGCTGGAAAGCGGTGCGCATCGACGGCGAGCCCGTCAGGATGGCGCCGATCGAATACGAGATCCTCGAAATGATGGCGAGGCATCTGGGCAGCGTCGTCCAGCGCGAGGTGCTCGTGAACCGCATCTGGGGGCGTTCGATCGACGAGGCCGTGTCGAGGTCGCTCGATACCCACGTTTATCGCATCCGGCACAAGCTGAAAGTACACGGCGTGTCGAACGTATCGCTGCGGTCCGTATATAACCTCGGGTATCGGCTCGAATGGTGCCGCGGTCGCGCACTGGCGGGTGCCGCACCGGAGCGCGACGACGCGCTACGGCTGGCCGAGGGCGGCGGCGAGGCGATGCTGCCCTCGCTGCTGTAG
- a CDS encoding LysR family transcriptional regulator, with translation MAAEWMGCDRFRANSMKVSLRHLRAFVAVAREGSFTAAAGALCLTQSTLTKTIREFEQALGVHVFERNTRRIALTPYGAAFLVDAVRILNDLDLALDGVNQQLLGNSGTVRVASGLAFASTVMPCVIRALHAQEPGIHVDLLDDTSGGVIRRIESGEVDVGIGSYVGMAGNAPSVRRLLSARLGVLFPVGYPKIPSRPTLASLNEIPILRDSDESSIAAAFRQQAPDLWERMRRKVSVTNLDLQLALVREGIGACIVSALAASHPSARGMPYRLLVEPEMTRDVYVFTRRDVSLLPAAARFVDILMNVLPLIDFAEGVELACDGA, from the coding sequence ATGGCCGCTGAATGGATGGGCTGCGACCGGTTTCGCGCAAATTCGATGAAAGTATCGCTGCGTCATTTACGTGCGTTCGTGGCGGTGGCTCGGGAAGGCAGCTTCACGGCCGCCGCGGGCGCGCTGTGCCTCACGCAGTCGACGCTGACGAAGACGATCCGCGAGTTCGAACAGGCGCTCGGCGTGCACGTGTTCGAGCGCAATACGCGGCGCATCGCGCTCACGCCGTACGGCGCGGCGTTCCTCGTCGACGCGGTGAGAATCCTGAACGACCTCGATCTCGCGCTCGACGGCGTCAACCAGCAACTCCTCGGAAACAGCGGCACCGTACGCGTCGCAAGCGGCCTCGCGTTCGCGTCGACGGTCATGCCGTGCGTGATCCGGGCCTTGCACGCGCAGGAGCCCGGCATTCACGTGGACTTGCTCGACGACACGAGTGGCGGCGTGATCCGGCGGATCGAATCCGGCGAGGTCGACGTGGGGATCGGCTCGTACGTCGGCATGGCCGGCAACGCGCCGAGCGTGAGGCGCCTCCTGAGCGCGCGTCTGGGCGTGCTGTTTCCGGTCGGCTATCCGAAGATTCCGTCGCGGCCCACGCTCGCCAGCCTGAACGAGATTCCGATCCTGCGCGACTCGGACGAGTCGAGCATCGCCGCCGCGTTCCGGCAGCAGGCGCCCGATCTCTGGGAGCGGATGAGGCGAAAGGTGTCCGTCACGAATCTCGATTTGCAGCTCGCGCTGGTTCGCGAGGGCATCGGCGCGTGCATCGTGTCGGCATTGGCGGCGTCGCATCCGTCCGCGCGGGGGATGCCGTATCGCCTGCTCGTCGAGCCGGAAATGACGCGGGACGTCTATGTGTTCACTCGCCGCGACGTGTCGCTGCTGCCGGCCGCCGCGCGGTTCGTCGACATTCTGATGAACGTGCTTCCGTTGATCGATTTCGCCGAGGGCGTCGAACTCGCTTGCGACGGCGCGTGA
- a CDS encoding OmpA family protein, which produces MFKTIVLAACAAAVLGACTSATGPRFNAYVLSDAAGAKTYKVECHGLFEGPGVCRDKAREICADKDVHVLTGVGPLGHDDDVRTLAFQCGEPAQPVAQQPQPAPAAAPAAEPIRLNADAMFAFDRADAASMTEQGRQQLSQLAQRLTDRHAQTVSIVGYTDRLGSDAYNRQLSQARAKTVGDYLIAAGVPADSVHAEGRGASDPLVQCDQRERAALIACLSPNRRVEVVAAGLDGA; this is translated from the coding sequence ATGTTCAAGACAATTGTTCTGGCCGCTTGCGCGGCGGCCGTGCTCGGCGCATGCACGAGCGCGACGGGACCGAGATTCAATGCATACGTGCTCTCCGACGCGGCCGGTGCGAAAACGTACAAGGTCGAGTGCCACGGCCTCTTCGAAGGGCCGGGCGTGTGCCGCGACAAGGCGCGCGAGATCTGCGCGGACAAGGACGTGCACGTGCTCACGGGCGTCGGCCCGCTCGGCCACGACGACGATGTGCGCACGCTCGCGTTCCAGTGCGGTGAACCTGCGCAGCCCGTCGCGCAGCAGCCGCAGCCGGCTCCCGCCGCCGCGCCGGCCGCCGAGCCGATCCGGCTGAACGCGGACGCGATGTTCGCGTTCGATCGCGCCGATGCGGCGTCGATGACCGAGCAGGGCCGGCAGCAACTGTCGCAACTCGCGCAGCGCCTGACGGATCGGCATGCGCAGACGGTGTCGATCGTCGGCTACACCGATCGGCTCGGCAGCGACGCGTACAACCGGCAGTTGTCGCAGGCGCGCGCGAAGACGGTCGGCGATTATCTGATCGCGGCCGGCGTACCCGCGGACAGCGTGCACGCCGAAGGGCGCGGCGCGAGCGATCCGCTCGTGCAATGCGACCAGCGCGAGCGTGCCGCGCTGATCGCGTGCCTCTCGCCGAATCGCCGAGTCGAAGTGGTCGCGGCGGGGCTCGACGGAGCGTGA
- a CDS encoding DUF3955 domain-containing protein, with product MKLVFPACLAFVAGIVCFARFAASGSHVDAFGRLHEPFGLLPLGWALTLLGGTGLLIGAAQAVVRRSARRR from the coding sequence ATGAAGCTCGTTTTCCCAGCCTGTTTGGCGTTCGTCGCGGGCATCGTCTGCTTTGCGCGCTTCGCGGCAAGCGGCAGCCATGTCGACGCATTCGGCCGCTTGCACGAACCGTTCGGCCTGCTGCCGCTCGGGTGGGCGCTGACGCTGCTCGGCGGCACGGGCTTGCTGATCGGCGCGGCGCAGGCGGTCGTTCGCCGGTCCGCGCGCCGCCGATAG
- a CDS encoding H-NS histone family protein codes for MDHDPQLTERWLEIHAEIEALRRKAKAAAIMQIELLMTQYGISPGELKGVDGAPAHRKPKARYWNPETGQTWSGRGRMPKWLVGRELASHLIDGESALKRMKLLNRDAQGADEG; via the coding sequence ATGGATCACGATCCGCAACTGACCGAACGATGGCTGGAGATACATGCCGAAATCGAAGCGTTGCGCCGCAAGGCGAAGGCGGCGGCGATCATGCAGATCGAACTGCTGATGACGCAATACGGCATCTCGCCGGGCGAACTGAAGGGCGTCGACGGTGCGCCGGCGCATCGCAAGCCGAAGGCCAGGTACTGGAATCCGGAGACGGGGCAGACGTGGTCGGGGCGCGGCCGGATGCCGAAATGGCTGGTCGGAAGGGAGCTCGCTTCCCATTTGATCGACGGCGAATCCGCGCTGAAGCGGATGAAGCTGCTGAACCGCGACGCGCAGGGCGCGGACGAAGGGTGA
- a CDS encoding YcgJ family protein yields MKLSVLFVAALPLIAIAASAHAQPRHPAVYSPAAGVLCDRYVCADDQGISRALTERYLGKRVAAKAFSQGDFDPTEFMFANGVFCDVKERLCRDDRYYGADGKRSGAVSRRYTELLFGRRSGG; encoded by the coding sequence ATGAAGTTGAGCGTTTTGTTTGTGGCGGCGCTGCCATTGATTGCGATTGCGGCGAGCGCGCACGCGCAGCCGCGTCATCCTGCCGTTTATTCGCCCGCCGCCGGCGTGCTGTGCGATCGGTACGTCTGCGCGGATGACCAGGGTATCTCGCGCGCGCTGACCGAGCGATATCTCGGCAAGCGCGTGGCCGCGAAGGCGTTTTCACAAGGCGATTTCGATCCGACCGAGTTCATGTTCGCCAACGGCGTGTTCTGTGACGTGAAAGAGCGGCTCTGTCGCGACGATCGCTATTACGGCGCGGACGGCAAGCGCAGCGGCGCGGTGTCCCGGCGGTATACCGAATTGCTGTTCGGCCGCCGATCCGGCGGCTGA
- a CDS encoding response regulator transcription factor produces the protein MVLIYLIEDDEVQARCYAAILQHAGYSVRVLPDGERALREIQRAAPDLIVLDRRLPDIDGLEIIAWVRERCAPLPILVLTNAVLETDLVEALEAGADDYLIKPPREREFVARVNALRRRASISKQFEGTIEIGGYRIATVERAVYLAGERIPLSPKEYEIVELLARHVGQVVPRKTIISRVWGRAAEEEVSRSLDTHIYRIRRKMNLSRRNGAMLRVIYTHGFRLDDFSHV, from the coding sequence GTGGTGCTTATTTACCTGATCGAGGACGACGAGGTCCAGGCGCGGTGTTACGCGGCCATCCTGCAGCATGCCGGTTACAGCGTGCGCGTCCTGCCGGACGGCGAGCGCGCGTTGCGCGAGATACAGCGCGCGGCGCCCGACCTGATCGTGCTGGACCGGCGCCTGCCGGACATCGACGGCCTGGAGATCATCGCGTGGGTGCGCGAGCGCTGCGCGCCGCTGCCGATACTCGTGCTGACCAACGCGGTGCTCGAGACCGATCTCGTCGAAGCGCTCGAGGCGGGCGCCGACGACTATCTGATCAAGCCGCCACGAGAACGGGAATTCGTCGCCCGCGTCAATGCGCTTCGCCGCCGCGCGAGCATCAGCAAGCAATTCGAAGGCACGATCGAAATCGGCGGCTACCGGATCGCGACCGTCGAGCGCGCCGTCTATCTCGCGGGCGAGCGCATTCCGTTGTCGCCGAAGGAGTACGAGATCGTCGAGTTGCTCGCGCGGCACGTCGGGCAGGTCGTGCCGCGCAAGACCATCATCAGCCGCGTCTGGGGGCGCGCGGCCGAGGAGGAAGTTTCCCGTTCGCTCGATACTCACATCTACCGCATCCGCAGGAAGATGAATCTGTCGCGCCGCAATGGCGCGATGCTTCGCGTCATCTATACGCATGGATTCCGGCTGGACGATTTTAGCCATGTGTGA